A segment of the Veillonellales bacterium genome:
TCTTGTCAATATCGGAATCCTTAAAAATTTTCAATATCCCGCCGATATGATCTTCGTCCGTATGCGTTAAGACCAGCAAATCAATAAATTCACCTTTAGCGGCGATTTCTTGTATCTCATTTTTTAATCGCCGATAAGCCCGCAGTCCTATGCCGCCATCAATTAATATATTCGTCTTTTTGTTTTGTTCACCAAATGAAACGAGAATACAGTCGCCGCTGCCGGCAGGTAAAGCTTTGATTGAAAATGACATTTTATCGTCTCCACCCATCCT
Coding sequences within it:
- a CDS encoding MBL fold metallo-hydrolase, whose protein sequence is MSFSIKALPAGSGDCILVSFGEQNKKTNILIDGGIGLRAYRRLKNEIQEIAAKGEFIDLLVLTHTDEDHIGGILKIFKDSDIDK